A stretch of Campylobacter showae DNA encodes these proteins:
- the murJ gene encoding murein biosynthesis integral membrane protein MurJ, with amino-acid sequence MFIKGFFSNSIGIMVSRVLGLVRDLLTASTLGAGIYSDIFFIAFKIPNLLRRIFGEGAFANAFLPNFTKSNKKSLFSAEIFLKFLAFIGILTLLVNLFAPFFTSVIATGLAESDINEAVPLVKINFYYLALIFAVTFLASLLQYRGHFATTAFSTALLNLAMIGSLVLARGQEPKVVAYYLSFGVVVGGVLQLIAHLIALKFNGISKLFFGGLVKFTRGKRADTKGFFSNFFHGLVGSSAMQLSSFMDTWLASFLAAGSISYLFYANRIFQLPLAIFAIALSTALFPKITRQIKAGNEAEALKWMRKSFEILYFLLFAAAIGGIILAQPIIKLLFERGSFTASDTAATASVLAAYMIGLLPFGLAKLFSLWLYAHLQQKLASKIAVITLVFNLVLAVALMQIYGAFGLALASSLGGFLTLALNVKFFGIRKFLAIIEPKKITLLSAVLVLEVVILIFLRKFLDANF; translated from the coding sequence GTGTTTATCAAAGGCTTTTTTTCAAACAGTATCGGTATCATGGTTTCGCGAGTTTTAGGGCTCGTGCGCGACCTGCTCACGGCTTCTACTTTGGGTGCGGGCATTTATAGCGACATATTTTTCATCGCGTTTAAGATACCAAATTTACTGCGCCGTATCTTTGGTGAGGGGGCCTTTGCCAACGCTTTTTTGCCAAATTTTACGAAATCAAATAAAAAATCGCTCTTTAGCGCCGAGATTTTTCTTAAATTTCTAGCCTTTATCGGCATTCTCACGCTTTTAGTAAATTTATTCGCTCCGTTTTTTACCTCCGTTATCGCCACGGGCCTAGCGGAGAGCGACATAAACGAAGCCGTCCCGCTCGTAAAAATCAACTTCTACTACCTAGCGCTCATCTTTGCCGTTACTTTTTTAGCTTCGCTTTTGCAGTATCGCGGGCACTTTGCGACGACGGCATTTTCGACCGCTCTGCTAAATTTAGCCATGATCGGCTCCTTAGTTTTAGCTCGCGGACAGGAGCCTAAAGTCGTGGCTTATTATCTTAGCTTTGGCGTCGTTGTAGGCGGCGTTTTACAGCTCATAGCGCACCTTATCGCGCTTAAATTTAACGGCATCTCAAAGCTCTTTTTCGGCGGCTTAGTTAAATTTACCCGCGGCAAAAGAGCCGATACGAAGGGCTTTTTTAGCAACTTTTTCCACGGTCTGGTTGGATCGTCCGCCATGCAGCTAAGCTCGTTTATGGATACGTGGCTGGCGTCGTTTTTGGCGGCTGGCTCGATCAGCTATCTTTTCTACGCTAACCGCATTTTTCAGCTGCCTTTAGCGATATTTGCGATCGCGCTTTCTACCGCGCTTTTTCCTAAAATCACGCGTCAGATCAAGGCCGGCAACGAAGCCGAAGCTCTAAAATGGATGCGAAAAAGCTTTGAAATTTTATATTTTCTGCTCTTTGCAGCGGCCATCGGCGGTATCATTTTAGCCCAGCCTATCATCAAGCTGCTTTTTGAGCGCGGAAGCTTTACGGCATCCGATACGGCAGCGACTGCGAGCGTTTTGGCGGCATATATGATCGGGCTTTTACCCTTTGGACTCGCCAAGCTTTTTTCGCTTTGGCTTTATGCGCATTTGCAACAAAAACTGGCCTCCAAAATCGCCGTTATAACGCTCGTTTTTAACCTCGTTTTAGCAGTTGCCTTGATGCAAATTTATGGCGCGTTTGGACTAGCGCTTGCTAGCTCGCTAGGCGGGTTTTTGACGCTAGCTTTAAACGTCAAATTTTTTGGGATAAGGAAATTTTTAGCTATAATTGAGCCTAAAAAAATAACGCTTTTAAGCGCAGTTTTGGTTTTAGAAGTAGTGATTTTGATATTTTTAAGGAAATTTTTAGATGCAAATTTTTGA
- a CDS encoding flagellar assembly protein A — translation MREYHVPENQNAQQNFLAEIESETANPYGEILNLAKHFGVDSKFIDFDIIEIKTECKVAGESQPRQIPAEKLNIFDDDNFFVEKVESIKQNYLVKFYDTRQVKPTPLPNVTISANKNLTKILATVSQNADTVYFKEFDKKLINFIYKKLIKVGILVGIRNKTMLEEVAKISSVLRVKEFIDKDYTFIVTAGVNVNPSADDALVFYYKNKNKSTDENDKVDYANRGYLLGVTENELIFEYVKLREGANGRDVRGNLLPTQKPKVTITKMPEHTENIYSKEGEEGIKFYAKKAGYVQEEKGVFDIKDELDVNEISFKTTGSVDTGLDTNVTLNVKEKDLTKDAIGTGMTVEANEVNVEGNVAANAVVKANKVVIGGQTHAKALIEAKDAKIAVHIGSFDGEYVEIDRLEGGKVKAKKAVIKSVIGGEIIAESVSIDTLVSNSNIIIADTLEIKKLKGVNNKILVDFSMIKNTGEQINERMAKIKAIREQIVKMPRTLESKRCVIEENKGPINVIKAKIEELKSTNNTPPVTFMKKLKEYQQLVHEYNALLKEFREKKAVIAELKSEIANIQDGIFNSKVINHSNWREFNEIKFRLVDPARDITYSTRENEIARVITIAKVETEDGDIDYVVKKNNNVRKA, via the coding sequence TTGCGAGAGTATCACGTGCCAGAAAACCAAAACGCGCAGCAAAACTTCCTAGCCGAGATAGAGTCTGAGACGGCCAATCCGTACGGCGAGATATTAAATTTAGCAAAGCACTTCGGCGTCGATAGCAAATTTATAGATTTTGATATCATAGAAATCAAAACCGAGTGTAAGGTGGCGGGCGAGAGCCAGCCTCGCCAAATTCCGGCGGAAAAACTAAACATCTTTGACGACGATAATTTTTTCGTAGAAAAAGTAGAAAGCATAAAACAAAACTATCTGGTTAAATTTTACGACACGAGGCAGGTAAAACCAACGCCTTTGCCTAATGTCACCATAAGTGCAAATAAAAATTTGACCAAAATTTTAGCCACCGTTTCGCAAAACGCTGACACGGTTTATTTTAAAGAATTTGATAAAAAGTTGATAAATTTTATCTACAAAAAGCTGATAAAAGTAGGCATCCTGGTGGGTATCAGAAACAAAACGATGCTAGAAGAGGTCGCTAAAATATCTTCGGTTTTAAGAGTAAAAGAATTTATCGACAAGGACTACACCTTTATCGTGACCGCCGGCGTAAACGTAAATCCGTCGGCAGACGACGCGCTGGTGTTTTACTATAAAAACAAAAACAAATCTACCGATGAAAACGACAAGGTGGATTACGCAAACAGAGGCTATTTGCTTGGCGTAACAGAAAATGAATTGATATTTGAATACGTAAAACTAAGAGAAGGCGCAAACGGTCGCGACGTGCGAGGAAATCTACTGCCGACGCAAAAGCCTAAAGTAACGATAACGAAAATGCCCGAACATACCGAAAATATCTACTCGAAAGAAGGCGAGGAGGGGATAAAATTTTACGCCAAAAAGGCCGGTTACGTCCAAGAGGAAAAAGGCGTTTTTGATATCAAAGACGAGCTTGACGTAAATGAAATTTCGTTTAAAACCACAGGCTCGGTCGATACGGGTCTTGACACCAACGTAACGCTAAACGTAAAGGAAAAAGACCTAACAAAAGACGCCATAGGTACGGGCATGACGGTTGAGGCAAACGAAGTAAACGTCGAGGGAAATGTCGCTGCAAACGCCGTAGTAAAAGCAAACAAGGTTGTAATCGGCGGACAAACTCACGCCAAAGCCCTCATAGAGGCAAAAGATGCAAAAATCGCCGTACATATCGGTAGCTTTGACGGCGAATACGTCGAGATAGATAGGTTAGAAGGTGGCAAAGTAAAAGCTAAAAAAGCCGTGATAAAATCGGTCATCGGCGGCGAGATAATCGCCGAAAGCGTAAGCATCGATACGCTCGTGTCAAACTCAAATATCATAATCGCCGATACTTTGGAAATAAAAAAGTTAAAAGGCGTGAATAATAAAATTTTAGTCGATTTTAGCATGATAAAAAACACGGGCGAGCAGATTAACGAGCGCATGGCAAAGATAAAAGCTATCAGGGAACAGATCGTAAAAATGCCGCGCACGCTAGAGTCTAAAAGATGTGTCATCGAGGAAAACAAAGGTCCGATAAACGTCATAAAAGCTAAAATCGAGGAGCTAAAAAGCACAAACAACACTCCGCCAGTGACATTTATGAAAAAACTAAAAGAATATCAGCAGCTAGTGCACGAGTATAATGCGCTTTTAAAGGAATTTCGCGAGAAAAAAGCCGTGATAGCCGAGCTAAAAAGCGAGATAGCCAATATTCAAGACGGAATATTTAACTCAAAGGTGATAAATCACAGCAACTGGCGCGAGTTTAACGAGATAAAATTTAGGCTCGTCGATCCTGCTCGCGACATCACGTACAGCACCCGCGAAAACGAGATCGCCCGAGTCATAACGATAGCCAAGGTCGAGACCGAGGATGGCGACATAGACTACGTAGTTAAGAAAAACAATAACGTCAGAAAGGCCTAA
- a CDS encoding MlaE family ABC transporter permease translates to MPLFLKFESEFYKCEQSGGKLTINLKNNWNYKLPAQIWTQTAALIGSKKFNKIVLNFKEIKELDYAAALFFKNTFLNACKNYELVNLTPHAQKIFASINSEINPKIKQIIDAKPHENPFSQIGKNLTAFFAGFCAFLNFTGEFLVKFSKIFMLKNIRVKEILAYFEDAGIKSVFIVCLTSFLIGIVLAYQGSNLLESFGATIIIVEMMGLLTLREIAPLIAAIIVAGRLASSFTAQIGVMKITEEIDAMKTMGFDPFKFLVLPRVIALIVAMPLIVFLADVAGIFGEMVVMENYLNISFDSYLARFSQEVDIKHLYVGLFKAPFFGIVIAFIGCMRGFQIGGNTQSVGTYTTVSVVNAIFGVIMVDALFSIIFTQLGI, encoded by the coding sequence TTGCCTCTTTTTTTAAAATTTGAAAGCGAATTTTACAAGTGCGAGCAAAGCGGCGGTAAGCTAACGATAAATCTAAAAAACAACTGGAATTATAAGCTGCCGGCTCAAATTTGGACCCAGACGGCCGCGCTCATCGGCTCAAAGAAATTTAATAAAATCGTTTTAAATTTTAAAGAGATAAAAGAGCTTGATTACGCGGCGGCACTGTTTTTTAAAAACACCTTTTTAAACGCGTGCAAGAACTACGAGCTCGTAAATTTAACTCCGCATGCGCAAAAGATTTTTGCCTCGATAAATAGCGAAATAAATCCCAAAATAAAGCAGATCATAGACGCCAAACCTCACGAAAATCCATTCTCTCAAATCGGCAAAAATTTGACCGCGTTTTTTGCGGGATTTTGCGCGTTTTTAAATTTTACGGGCGAGTTTTTGGTCAAATTTAGCAAGATTTTTATGCTAAAAAATATCCGCGTGAAGGAAATTTTGGCTTATTTTGAAGATGCGGGTATAAAGTCGGTTTTTATCGTGTGCCTCACCTCTTTTCTCATCGGCATCGTGCTGGCATATCAGGGTTCAAATTTGCTCGAGAGTTTTGGCGCCACGATAATAATCGTCGAGATGATGGGGCTTTTGACTCTGCGCGAGATAGCTCCGCTCATCGCCGCCATCATCGTTGCCGGGCGCCTGGCGTCAAGCTTTACCGCGCAAATCGGCGTCATGAAAATCACCGAAGAGATCGACGCAATGAAAACGATGGGATTTGATCCGTTTAAATTTCTCGTCCTGCCTCGCGTGATCGCTCTTATCGTCGCTATGCCGCTTATCGTATTTTTAGCCGATGTGGCGGGGATTTTTGGCGAGATGGTCGTGATGGAAAACTACTTAAATATCAGCTTTGATAGCTATCTGGCGAGATTTAGCCAAGAGGTAGATATAAAGCATCTTTACGTCGGGCTTTTTAAGGCGCCGTTTTTTGGCATCGTGATTGCGTTTATCGGCTGCATGAGGGGCTTTCAGATCGGCGGAAATACCCAAAGCGTGGGCACTTATACGACCGTAAGCGTTGTAAACGCGATATTTGGCGTGATCATGGTGGACGCGCTGTTTTCGATTATTTTCACGCAGCTAGGCATATAA
- a CDS encoding ABC transporter ATP-binding protein — MIIKATDLTTKFGDRVIHDGLNFHVNEAEIYGLLGGSGTGKSTLMKTMIYLKEPSVGKVEMLGCDLWSLDEAARQEMKLACSVMFQFGALYTSMNVLENIYILLKEYSGMSERSMREIAMFWLQKVGLSENVALQYPSELSGGMKKRVAMARALVLSPKILFLDEPNSGLDPSSARAFDELVVELRDTLGVTVVMVTHDIDSICTILDRFLILQDKKIAFEGTFEQLMQMPENPLEELLKTRKNGGK, encoded by the coding sequence ATGATAATAAAAGCGACTGATTTAACGACGAAATTTGGCGACAGAGTGATCCATGACGGGCTAAATTTCCATGTAAATGAGGCTGAAATTTACGGGTTGCTCGGCGGTAGCGGCACGGGCAAATCGACGCTGATGAAAACGATGATATATCTAAAGGAACCAAGCGTCGGCAAGGTCGAGATGCTGGGGTGCGATCTGTGGTCGCTAGACGAAGCGGCTAGGCAAGAGATGAAGCTCGCTTGCAGCGTGATGTTTCAGTTTGGCGCGCTTTATACCTCGATGAACGTGCTGGAAAACATCTACATCCTGCTAAAAGAATATAGCGGTATGAGCGAGCGCTCTATGCGCGAGATAGCGATGTTTTGGCTACAAAAAGTAGGCCTTAGCGAAAACGTCGCGCTGCAATACCCAAGCGAGCTAAGCGGCGGTATGAAAAAACGCGTGGCGATGGCTAGGGCTCTAGTGCTAAGTCCTAAAATTTTGTTTTTGGACGAGCCAAACTCCGGTCTTGATCCAAGCAGCGCGCGCGCCTTTGACGAACTAGTGGTCGAGCTGCGAGATACGCTAGGCGTCACGGTCGTGATGGTGACGCACGATATAGATAGTATTTGCACGATTTTGGATAGATTTTTGATACTTCAGGATAAAAAGATAGCCTTCGAGGGGACGTTTGAGCAGCTGATGCAAATGCCCGAAAATCCGCTCGAAGAGCTTTTAAAAACAAGGAAAAACGGTGGGAAATAA
- a CDS encoding MlaD family protein, with the protein MGNKINYTLIGLFFVLVVSALGVTAWWMGGYGKRADDYRSYFIKTTSLPSGIKKDSTVKFIGVDAGTVKDIRFADEKEALIELELSVRKDIPIRTDSTASAEIQGITGIGYLNISRGSMDSPLFDKNEKAYIGLEASFFDKIGNRAEYLTQNLESTFKNINKFLSDENAAKFSSILVSADEAMKKINAGNLDINATIANANEVLANANLTLNELKKALKNASGTLEFVNSFTTKATDAAQALKNLQTAISEKIKSGEYDVKDALNTIGDETERTLLSFQKLISDFRNTLFRLEDDPYDFFFKDTQKKDEK; encoded by the coding sequence GTGGGAAATAAAATAAATTATACTTTGATAGGGCTCTTTTTCGTGCTCGTAGTGAGCGCTCTTGGCGTCACGGCATGGTGGATGGGCGGATATGGGAAAAGGGCCGATGACTACAGGTCGTATTTCATCAAAACAACAAGCCTGCCAAGCGGCATCAAAAAGGACTCCACGGTCAAATTTATCGGCGTAGACGCTGGTACGGTCAAGGATATCCGCTTTGCCGACGAAAAAGAAGCTCTCATCGAGCTTGAGCTCTCCGTAAGGAAAGACATACCGATAAGAACCGATAGCACGGCGTCTGCGGAGATACAAGGTATCACGGGCATCGGCTACCTAAATATCTCTCGCGGCAGCATGGATAGCCCGCTCTTTGATAAAAACGAAAAGGCCTACATCGGACTTGAGGCGAGTTTTTTTGACAAAATAGGCAATAGGGCAGAGTATTTAACGCAAAATTTAGAGTCTACTTTTAAAAATATCAATAAATTTTTAAGCGACGAAAACGCGGCTAAATTTTCATCTATCCTAGTTTCTGCCGATGAAGCGATGAAAAAAATAAACGCTGGAAATCTCGATATAAACGCGACTATCGCAAACGCCAACGAGGTTTTGGCAAATGCAAATTTGACGCTAAACGAGCTAAAAAAAGCGCTAAAAAACGCCTCGGGCACGCTTGAGTTCGTAAATTCGTTTACGACTAAAGCCACAGACGCCGCGCAGGCGCTAAAAAATCTACAAACCGCGATCTCGGAAAAAATAAAAAGCGGCGAATACGACGTGAAAGACGCGCTAAATACGATTGGCGACGAGACGGAGAGGACGCTGCTTAGCTTCCAAAAGCTCATTTCGGATTTTAGAAATACCCTTTTTAGACTCGAGGACGACCCGTACGATTTTTTCTTTAAAGACACGCAGAAAAAGGACGAAAAATGA
- the ruvA gene encoding Holliday junction branch migration protein RuvA, translating into MIKAIEGIITKKEPANLILKTAGGVSYGVAISLFCSAKLERGQSVELNITQIIREDADLLYGFLDSNEQKMFETLIKLSGIGAATAMAVCSSLNPNAFLNAVKSGDAAALQTVPGIGAKTARRIIAELSDAKMTMDENLPSHQHEAILALESLGFKREKITKALSECDAQNTGELIKQALKKLA; encoded by the coding sequence ATGATAAAAGCGATCGAGGGCATCATAACCAAAAAAGAACCCGCAAATCTCATCTTAAAAACAGCCGGCGGCGTGAGCTACGGTGTGGCGATCTCGCTTTTTTGCTCGGCGAAACTCGAGCGAGGCCAGAGCGTGGAGCTAAACATCACGCAGATCATCCGCGAGGATGCGGACTTGCTTTACGGATTTTTAGATAGCAACGAACAAAAGATGTTTGAGACGCTGATAAAACTAAGCGGTATCGGCGCGGCGACGGCGATGGCGGTGTGCTCGAGCCTAAATCCCAACGCATTTTTAAACGCGGTTAAAAGCGGAGACGCGGCGGCGCTACAAACAGTGCCCGGCATCGGCGCAAAGACTGCTAGACGCATCATCGCCGAGCTTAGCGACGCAAAGATGACGATGGATGAAAATCTGCCTAGCCATCAGCACGAAGCGATCTTGGCGCTTGAGAGCCTCGGCTTTAAAAGAGAAAAGATAACCAAGGCGCTTAGCGAGTGCGACGCGCAAAATACGGGCGAACTAATCAAACAAGCCCTAAAAAAACTAGCATAA
- a CDS encoding D-alanine--D-alanine ligase, translating into MKFAVIFGAKSYEHEISIVSAIALKKVLKNEPLFIFCDKFREFYLINGADMKANFFSSGKYKNAKKLTLKQGGFFAGGLLGEKKIEADVFINLVHGMDGEDGKIAALLEFYGLSYIGPRVEASALSYNKELTKLLAQKAGVKTLNYEVVSREKAPSLPLPVILKPLRLGSSIGVSVIKDAGELEYGLDVAYEFDKEILVEPFIEGVKEYNLAGCKADGEIKFSIIEEPKKKEFLDYEQKYMSFSNESRAREANISAELAAKLKQSFERIYDCGFNGALIRCDFFEVNGEVYLNEINPNPGSMANYLFDDFEGTLERLAASLPKEREINIDYKFINSITSAKGKL; encoded by the coding sequence ATGAAATTTGCTGTGATATTTGGCGCTAAAAGCTACGAACACGAGATCAGTATCGTGAGCGCCATAGCCCTAAAAAAGGTGCTAAAAAATGAGCCTTTGTTTATATTTTGCGATAAATTTAGAGAATTTTACTTGATAAACGGCGCCGATATGAAGGCGAATTTCTTTAGCTCGGGCAAGTATAAAAACGCCAAAAAGCTTACTCTAAAGCAGGGCGGATTTTTCGCGGGCGGGTTGCTCGGCGAGAAAAAGATTGAGGCGGATGTGTTTATAAATTTAGTCCACGGTATGGACGGCGAGGATGGCAAGATCGCGGCACTGCTCGAGTTTTACGGTCTTAGCTACATCGGTCCTCGCGTGGAGGCTAGCGCGCTAAGCTACAACAAGGAGCTAACCAAACTACTCGCGCAAAAAGCCGGCGTAAAAACGCTAAACTATGAGGTTGTAAGCAGAGAAAAGGCACCTAGTCTGCCGCTACCCGTGATCCTAAAGCCGCTCCGACTAGGAAGCTCGATCGGTGTGAGCGTGATAAAAGATGCCGGCGAGCTAGAATACGGCCTAGACGTGGCGTATGAGTTTGACAAAGAGATCTTGGTCGAGCCATTTATCGAGGGCGTAAAGGAGTACAATCTAGCAGGCTGCAAGGCGGACGGCGAGATCAAATTTTCTATCATCGAAGAGCCTAAAAAGAAGGAATTTTTAGACTACGAGCAAAAATATATGAGCTTTTCAAACGAGAGTAGGGCGCGCGAGGCCAATATAAGCGCAGAGTTAGCCGCCAAGCTAAAACAAAGCTTTGAGCGCATCTACGACTGCGGCTTTAACGGGGCGCTGATACGCTGCGACTTTTTCGAGGTAAACGGCGAAGTCTATCTAAACGAGATTAATCCAAACCCGGGCAGTATGGCGAATTATCTATTTGACGATTTTGAGGGGACTCTGGAGCGACTCGCCGCAAGCTTGCCCAAAGAACGCGAGATAAATATCGACTATAAATTTATCAACTCCATAACGTCGGCAAAGGGCAAACTGTAA
- a CDS encoding type II toxin-antitoxin system Phd/YefM family antitoxin yields the protein MTTFSKDEIYTATEVVRNFSAVLGKVGKAQMKRAVIVKNNKFEAVLLNMGEYERLCEAVEVLQSIYEAKKRAGSGE from the coding sequence ATGACTACTTTTAGCAAAGATGAAATTTACACGGCGACTGAAGTGGTGCGAAATTTTAGCGCCGTCTTAGGAAAGGTCGGCAAGGCGCAGATGAAGCGCGCGGTGATCGTCAAAAACAATAAATTTGAAGCTGTACTGCTAAATATGGGCGAATACGAGCGCCTATGCGAGGCTGTCGAGGTACTGCAAAGCATATATGAGGCTAAAAAACGAGCCGGAAGCGGCGAATAA
- a CDS encoding alpha/beta fold hydrolase — MAVKEVKYGGKIYRISYETVNPANKDVALFLHGWGANKEIMKKAFGAYFKDLRHIYVDMPGFGASSMHGALATKDYAKIMKTFLDELGASPKIIFGHSFGGKVATLLNPEYLALLSSAGIVAKKPPWVRFKIALFKFLKLFGLGFLYKFFATKDVKGMSKTMYETLKNVVDEDFSSKFADFGGKAFIFWGEEDKATPLKSGERVSRLIKNSEFHALKGDHFFFLLHARYIDGVVNAGLNLTDLGDESGIESVKILSPKNRKNLNVEIESANENGDPKNDTEQNLAESDRAYLETSIKTISQNSLFDKQSQSGNLADKNPQLDDVSDENGQISAKNVFKENLFDEQEIAQDKPEPKIDALISDEQNQILPKDEPGDQKSPKKPVQQTFDLS, encoded by the coding sequence ATGGCGGTCAAAGAGGTAAAATACGGCGGCAAAATTTACCGCATCAGCTACGAAACCGTAAATCCCGCAAACAAGGACGTCGCGCTATTTTTGCACGGCTGGGGTGCAAACAAAGAGATTATGAAAAAGGCTTTCGGCGCATATTTTAAGGACTTGCGGCACATTTACGTCGATATGCCGGGCTTTGGCGCGAGCAGTATGCACGGCGCGCTAGCGACGAAAGACTACGCAAAAATCATGAAAACCTTTTTAGACGAGCTTGGCGCGAGCCCTAAAATCATCTTTGGACACAGCTTCGGCGGTAAGGTCGCAACCCTGCTAAATCCTGAATATCTCGCTCTTTTAAGTTCAGCAGGCATCGTAGCCAAAAAGCCGCCTTGGGTGCGTTTTAAGATCGCTTTGTTTAAGTTTTTAAAACTGTTTGGCCTTGGATTTTTATACAAATTTTTCGCCACGAAAGATGTAAAAGGTATGAGCAAAACGATGTATGAGACCCTAAAAAACGTCGTCGACGAGGACTTTAGCTCTAAATTTGCAGACTTTGGCGGTAAGGCGTTTATATTTTGGGGCGAAGAGGACAAAGCCACACCCCTAAAAAGCGGCGAACGCGTGAGTCGCCTCATTAAAAACAGCGAATTTCACGCGCTAAAAGGTGATCATTTTTTCTTTTTGCTCCACGCGCGCTACATCGACGGTGTCGTGAATGCTGGGCTAAATTTGACGGACTTGGGCGATGAAAGCGGGATCGAGAGCGTAAAAATTTTAAGCCCGAAAAACCGTAAAAATTTGAACGTAGAAATCGAGAGCGCCAACGAAAACGGCGATCCTAAAAATGATACCGAGCAAAATTTGGCCGAATCCGATCGTGCGTATTTAGAGACGAGCATAAAAACCATCTCTCAAAACAGCCTTTTTGACAAGCAATCGCAAAGCGGTAATTTGGCCGATAAAAACCCGCAACTTGACGATGTGAGTGACGAAAACGGTCAAATTTCTGCAAAAAATGTTTTTAAAGAAAATTTGTTTGACGAGCAAGAAATCGCGCAAGACAAGCCTGAGCCTAAAATCGACGCTTTAATCAGCGACGAGCAAAATCAAATTTTACCAAAAGATGAGCCGGGCGATCAAAAAAGCCCCAAAAAGCCTGTGCAACAAACGTTTGATTTGAGCTAG